A single Pseudomonas lutea DNA region contains:
- a CDS encoding flavodoxin yields MKVAIIAGSVYGAAEEVARHAQQIIKYAGYEVLFNPRATLAELQAFAPGALLAVSSTTGMGELPDNIQPLYHQIRDALPADWRGLPGGVIALGDASYGDTFCAGGELMRELFGELGIREVREMLRLDASETVTPESDAEPWLAEFIRHLNA; encoded by the coding sequence ATGAAGGTCGCGATCATTGCAGGCTCGGTCTACGGCGCGGCGGAAGAAGTGGCTCGGCATGCGCAACAGATCATTAAATATGCAGGGTATGAGGTGTTGTTCAACCCGCGCGCCACGCTTGCCGAGTTGCAGGCGTTTGCGCCAGGCGCTCTTCTGGCGGTGAGTTCAACGACCGGAATGGGCGAGCTGCCGGACAACATCCAGCCGCTCTACCATCAGATCCGTGATGCCCTGCCCGCTGACTGGCGTGGGCTGCCCGGTGGAGTGATCGCATTGGGCGATGCGAGTTACGGCGATACCTTTTGTGCGGGCGGAGAATTGATGCGTGAGCTGTTCGGCGAACTGGGTATACGCGAGGTGCGGGAGATGCTGCGTCTGGATGCCAGCGAAACCGTCACGCCTGAAAGCGATGCCGAGCCTTGGCTTGCCGAGTTCATCAGGCACCTGAACGCCTGA
- a CDS encoding SDR family oxidoreductase, producing the protein MSESMDFEGKVVIVTGAGGGLGRAHALLFARHGARVIVNDLGGSAHGEGANASAADRVVAEILDEGGEAVANHDSVTDGDKIVQNALDTYGRVDVVVNNAGILRDKSFAKMEDTDWDLVYRVHVEGAYKVTRAAWPHLREQNYGRIIFTSSTSGIYGNFGQANYGMAKLGLYGLTRTLAIEGRKNNILVNAIAPTGGTRMTEGLIPASVFDLLKPELVSPLVVFLGSEQCPDSGGLYEVGGGWMGKVRWERSLGAGFDPHAGFSPQDVAAQWASISDFSNAVHPADSAEALKEMMANLQRFG; encoded by the coding sequence ATGAGTGAGTCCATGGATTTCGAAGGCAAGGTAGTGATCGTCACCGGTGCGGGTGGCGGGCTCGGGCGCGCGCATGCCTTGCTGTTTGCGCGACACGGCGCGCGCGTGATCGTAAACGACCTCGGCGGTTCGGCCCACGGCGAAGGTGCCAATGCCTCGGCGGCGGATCGAGTGGTCGCGGAAATCCTCGATGAGGGCGGCGAAGCAGTCGCCAATCACGACTCGGTCACCGATGGCGACAAGATCGTTCAGAATGCGCTCGACACCTATGGCCGGGTGGACGTAGTGGTCAACAACGCAGGCATCCTGCGTGACAAAAGCTTCGCCAAAATGGAAGACACCGACTGGGACCTGGTTTACCGCGTTCACGTCGAAGGCGCCTACAAGGTTACCCGCGCTGCCTGGCCCCATCTGCGAGAACAGAACTATGGACGCATCATCTTCACGTCGTCCACGTCTGGCATCTATGGCAATTTTGGACAGGCCAACTACGGCATGGCCAAGCTTGGCCTCTACGGGTTGACGCGCACGCTCGCCATTGAAGGGCGCAAGAACAACATTCTGGTCAACGCCATCGCTCCGACCGGCGGGACTCGTATGACCGAAGGCTTGATCCCGGCCAGCGTGTTCGATCTGCTGAAGCCTGAGTTGGTCAGCCCGCTGGTGGTTTTTTTGGGCAGCGAGCAGTGCCCTGACAGCGGCGGGTTGTATGAAGTGGGTGGCGGCTGGATGGGCAAGGTCCGCTGGGAGCGTAGCCTGGGTGCCGGCTTTGACCCGCATGCAGGCTTTTCACCGCAAGATGTCGCGGCGCAATGGGCATCCATCAGTGACTTCAGCAACGCTGTGCATCCGGCGGACAGCGCCGAAGCTCTTAAAGAGATGATGGCGAATCTGCAGAGGTTCGGCTGA
- a CDS encoding dermonecrotic toxin domain-containing protein, with the protein MNDLSAVIHSNSTGAAQQHTATQHLLAFTTACSQCTSVLEDLPSLRDVAFDRLSGFLRGRVQVWNPDIIFLNGPSAPQTAQGSCSLTDALIQAMTSGAKAFDPKIQALYYHHESAEAQHRVAEKDFITIKSVFSQVLAKFPGAYHGALALAWDSHETSPAEGKSAARHQVISRHHQSALNHDIEFQFTEQRLNKEEKNRLVHVLSHQPTGGLFKISLRLPGEMTAPLLSVFAVTQDENAADARHTSGPCYLLMAAGGVERYESFSELNSQLARRLSGTSGQDPLLKTLCLSDLARLPENHVVGNDDLDYEPCVEPMLHCHVAGLRNKQARDFDFLVQQAKASSDSYPAFLKKVSEVQVCAHVDEAMGHRFKSLSVRAEDLAQPQWLKYAEPADRELYAKLDRQYTERKQAVDALMDGLESLEVFARNEIGRYVRKHLGYSVDVQQVMISLSDEFDIQSGAFSIQNCKSLIEFAMLGLPTVSGDGEVILPAVHANPAFTFGFVKTMLNELDVQRRYRQQLRARLTHERTLRALTHRRDAALALSTMAALLQGHLVGERSLDLIHGVRADIVQDDVVMTLGSLKLAVNGVRFKDILVFRSRDAAGDDHYALYAPGAPGGQDLFGFNSWRQLSIEVGRWLAADAGARYLLDQSAITTEPDHSDFLEKVRRKGTLWSESSVVFHELDGDNFEERLSDATSHKIERALTRDESALVGFTHETTYANRGALALLENRINELDKAFVHTTQAMVSFEQFARREGSKLLNDYISSQGVGERVDTDTIFVDLDNADYVATPDFTEYSRLRSLTSLFMEGFSDQYAFTSKAPMYSSVGQDLRALPLYFAQRVDKALREAALGERYIQWIRQEFLNSSHEQYHYRRALFGRRLQFDMRLAAMREFLKGHLSTAQYQWLVQLIVSLDKQVLEQNKGLQDRIKRSSAAMFRFAGYTVQGVYMLRDFSSPDGDFNLLYTPDAPDGISFRKLTNYVELLGSPDMRRYYYLRVPYKGQPTVGSLFDAMDRNLPGRWITIENPEHQNTDRVTDIHDLYDEQISRIVADVDAQTRSTTERWIEKTYSIVRLLGAALLMPFPGAALAWTGLHLTIDMQRGLLAYHDGDRATASWFFGAAVYGALMGGAGVKTVVTHDKALIVKVGQWAVKKLAAQTG; encoded by the coding sequence ATGAATGATCTATCTGCTGTAATTCACTCCAACAGTACAGGTGCTGCTCAACAGCACACCGCTACTCAGCACCTTCTCGCCTTTACGACCGCCTGCTCGCAATGCACCTCGGTACTGGAAGACCTCCCTTCGCTTCGGGACGTCGCGTTCGACCGCCTTTCAGGTTTCCTGCGCGGGCGTGTACAGGTGTGGAACCCGGACATTATTTTTCTGAACGGTCCATCCGCGCCCCAAACGGCGCAAGGTTCGTGCTCGCTTACTGATGCACTAATTCAGGCAATGACGTCGGGAGCTAAAGCGTTCGATCCGAAAATCCAGGCTTTGTATTACCACCACGAGAGCGCCGAGGCGCAGCATCGGGTGGCAGAAAAAGACTTCATCACGATCAAGAGTGTTTTTAGTCAGGTCCTGGCGAAGTTTCCCGGGGCCTATCACGGGGCGCTCGCCTTGGCATGGGATAGCCATGAGACGTCACCGGCTGAAGGGAAAAGTGCAGCCCGCCACCAAGTCATCAGCAGGCATCATCAATCGGCACTCAATCACGACATCGAGTTTCAATTCACTGAGCAACGACTCAACAAGGAGGAGAAAAACCGCCTCGTACACGTACTCAGCCATCAACCCACTGGCGGGCTTTTCAAGATATCCCTGCGCCTGCCGGGTGAAATGACAGCACCACTGCTTTCGGTCTTCGCGGTCACACAGGACGAAAATGCTGCAGATGCGCGTCATACGTCCGGCCCATGCTATCTGCTCATGGCCGCAGGCGGGGTTGAACGGTATGAGTCCTTTTCTGAACTCAACAGCCAATTGGCTCGGCGACTGTCCGGCACATCGGGCCAAGACCCGTTGCTGAAAACCCTGTGTTTATCGGACTTGGCGCGGTTGCCTGAAAACCACGTCGTCGGCAACGATGACCTCGATTACGAGCCTTGTGTAGAGCCAATGCTGCACTGCCATGTGGCGGGCCTTCGTAACAAACAGGCCAGGGATTTCGATTTTCTGGTGCAACAGGCCAAAGCGAGCAGCGACAGCTACCCGGCTTTTTTGAAAAAGGTCAGTGAAGTGCAGGTGTGTGCTCATGTCGATGAGGCGATGGGGCATCGATTCAAGAGCCTTTCTGTACGTGCCGAGGACCTTGCTCAGCCGCAATGGCTGAAATACGCAGAGCCTGCGGATCGCGAGCTCTATGCGAAGCTCGATCGCCAATACACCGAGCGCAAGCAGGCCGTTGATGCCCTGATGGACGGGCTGGAATCGCTGGAGGTATTTGCTCGTAATGAGATTGGCCGCTATGTGCGCAAGCATCTGGGTTACTCGGTTGACGTGCAGCAGGTGATGATCAGCTTGTCGGACGAATTCGATATCCAGAGCGGTGCGTTCTCGATCCAAAACTGCAAATCACTGATTGAGTTCGCTATGCTCGGCCTGCCCACAGTTTCAGGCGACGGCGAGGTGATTCTCCCTGCGGTACATGCGAACCCTGCGTTCACATTCGGTTTTGTGAAGACAATGCTCAATGAACTGGATGTCCAGCGCCGCTACCGACAGCAGCTTAGAGCGCGGCTAACCCATGAGCGGACCCTGCGCGCCCTGACCCATAGGCGGGACGCTGCTCTGGCACTTAGCACCATGGCTGCTTTGCTGCAAGGACACCTGGTGGGCGAGCGAAGCCTGGATCTGATTCATGGTGTGCGCGCGGACATTGTCCAAGACGATGTGGTGATGACCCTGGGGAGCCTGAAACTGGCCGTCAATGGCGTACGCTTCAAAGATATTCTGGTATTCCGTAGCCGGGATGCGGCAGGCGACGATCATTACGCGCTCTATGCCCCCGGTGCGCCAGGCGGCCAGGACCTGTTTGGATTCAACTCATGGCGCCAGTTGTCCATTGAAGTCGGCCGCTGGCTGGCGGCCGATGCGGGCGCCCGCTATTTGCTCGACCAAAGCGCCATAACCACTGAGCCTGACCATTCCGACTTCCTGGAAAAAGTGCGTCGCAAGGGCACATTGTGGAGTGAGTCCAGTGTGGTGTTCCACGAGCTGGACGGCGACAACTTCGAGGAGCGCCTCTCAGATGCCACTAGCCACAAAATCGAGCGGGCATTGACGCGCGATGAATCTGCTTTGGTGGGGTTCACTCACGAAACCACCTACGCTAACCGTGGCGCCCTGGCGTTGCTGGAAAATCGGATCAACGAGTTGGACAAGGCTTTCGTACACACAACTCAGGCAATGGTGTCATTTGAACAATTTGCCAGGCGCGAAGGCAGCAAGCTGCTCAACGATTACATCAGCAGCCAGGGCGTGGGCGAACGCGTCGATACCGACACGATCTTCGTGGATCTGGACAACGCCGATTACGTCGCAACCCCGGACTTCACCGAGTACTCCCGGCTCAGGTCCCTGACTAGCTTGTTTATGGAAGGGTTTTCGGATCAGTACGCGTTCACTTCCAAGGCACCTATGTATTCATCGGTGGGACAGGACTTGAGGGCACTGCCCCTTTACTTTGCCCAGCGAGTGGACAAGGCGCTGCGTGAGGCGGCGTTGGGTGAGCGCTACATCCAATGGATCCGGCAGGAGTTTTTGAACTCATCTCACGAGCAGTACCACTATCGCCGAGCACTGTTCGGCAGGCGTCTACAGTTCGATATGCGCCTGGCAGCAATGCGGGAGTTTTTAAAAGGTCATTTATCAACCGCGCAGTACCAGTGGCTAGTGCAGCTCATTGTTTCGCTGGATAAACAGGTGCTCGAGCAAAACAAAGGGCTGCAAGACCGTATCAAGCGCAGTAGCGCAGCTATGTTCCGCTTCGCCGGTTACACCGTACAAGGCGTGTATATGCTTCGCGATTTCAGCTCCCCAGACGGCGACTTCAATTTGTTATATACGCCCGATGCTCCGGACGGCATCAGTTTCAGAAAACTGACTAACTATGTGGAACTCTTGGGTTCGCCTGACATGCGCCGCTATTACTACCTTCGTGTTCCGTACAAGGGACAACCCACTGTCGGGTCTCTCTTTGATGCAATGGACCGCAACCTCCCGGGGCGGTGGATTACCATTGAAAACCCGGAGCATCAGAACACCGATCGGGTCACGGACATCCACGATCTTTACGACGAACAGATCAGTCGGATCGTTGCCGATGTCGATGCCCAGACCAGGAGTACGACGGAGCGCTGGATTGAAAAGACTTATTCTATTGTAAGGTTGCTTGGGGCCGCGCTGCTGATGCCGTTCCCTGGCGCAGCCCTCGCATGGACGGGGCTTCACCTGACCATCGATATGCAACGGGGTTTGCTCGCCTATCACGACGGCGACCGCGCGACCGCGTCCTGGTTTTTTGGGGCCGCAGTCTATGGAGCACTAATGGGAGGCGCCGGCGTCAAGACAGTCGTTACCCACGATAAGGCGCTGATTGTAAAGGTCGGCCAGTGGGCAGTGAAAAAACTGGCCGCCCAGACCGGTTAA
- a CDS encoding SirB1 family protein has translation MSPRQQCLACLQQNPPSTFEAALWIAAEHDEQVDFQAFHDQLATLERSIGAALPMLPATELAQPLLRQLAALGFQQDDAAQPKPQAAMLHKIIERRRGQPLGLALVALHIAKRLDIPLEGVNFPGHFLLRVPRADHSLDPCGGRRLYPKDCRELLLRQFGPNVPLMAEHMTTATPAAMLQRLSRNLRYLHQLNDDLIAALKDATRVMELGQANTSDYLARASLYQHLDCPQAERFDLEHALMLSEDPVQKLRLTQRLQSLPSGRAIH, from the coding sequence ATGAGTCCGCGCCAGCAATGCCTTGCCTGTCTGCAGCAGAATCCGCCGTCCACGTTTGAAGCGGCCTTGTGGATTGCGGCAGAACACGATGAACAGGTTGATTTCCAGGCCTTCCACGACCAACTGGCCACGCTGGAGCGCAGCATCGGCGCTGCGCTTCCCATGCTGCCGGCGACTGAACTCGCTCAGCCTTTGCTGCGGCAACTGGCGGCACTGGGTTTCCAACAGGACGATGCCGCTCAACCCAAGCCTCAAGCGGCGATGCTTCACAAGATCATTGAGCGGCGTCGAGGCCAGCCGCTGGGGCTGGCATTGGTTGCACTTCACATTGCCAAGCGTCTCGATATTCCACTTGAAGGGGTCAATTTCCCGGGGCACTTTCTGCTGCGTGTGCCACGTGCCGATCATTCGCTTGACCCCTGCGGCGGGCGCAGGCTGTACCCAAAGGACTGCCGGGAGTTGCTGCTGCGTCAATTCGGCCCGAACGTGCCATTGATGGCCGAGCACATGACAACCGCAACCCCTGCGGCAATGCTTCAACGCTTGTCGCGAAACCTGCGCTATTTGCACCAGTTAAACGACGACTTGATCGCGGCACTCAAGGATGCAACGCGGGTGATGGAACTGGGTCAGGCCAACACCAGCGATTATCTCGCTCGCGCCAGCCTGTACCAGCATCTGGATTGCCCGCAGGCCGAACGCTTCGATCTGGAGCATGCATTAATGTTGAGTGAAGATCCGGTGCAGAAACTGCGCCTCACCCAGCGCTTGCAATCGCTGCCCAGCGGGCGCGCTATTCATTAA
- a CDS encoding Glu/Leu/Phe/Val dehydrogenase family protein encodes MFALMQSSRVQSLHMMVEPGTGLKAVIAIHSSRKGPALGGCRYLSYPTEESAVEDAIQLARNMSYKAVLAGLSLGGGTAVIMRPAHVPDRAALFEAFGRFVESLDGRYITAMDSGTSREDMDCIAQCTRHVTSTTAVGDPSAHTALGLYTGIRTTAMARLGSDNLEGLRVAIQGLGHVGYALAEQLHAAGAELLVADLDSGKVQLAMEQFGAKPIASEALLSTPCDILAPCGLGGVLNSHSVAKLRCAAVAGGANNQLSCAAIADQLEARGILYAPDYVINSGGLIYVALQHQGATDGTITAHLSQIGTRLTEVFAHAQAEKRSPARVADALAERLLDQE; translated from the coding sequence ATGTTCGCTCTCATGCAAAGCTCACGCGTGCAATCACTGCACATGATGGTCGAGCCCGGTACCGGCTTGAAGGCGGTGATCGCGATTCACAGCAGCCGAAAAGGCCCAGCGCTCGGCGGCTGTCGCTACCTGTCCTATCCAACTGAAGAGAGCGCTGTAGAAGACGCCATTCAACTGGCCAGGAACATGAGCTACAAGGCTGTCCTTGCCGGGTTATCTCTGGGCGGAGGGACGGCAGTGATCATGCGTCCGGCTCATGTACCGGACAGGGCTGCCTTGTTTGAGGCCTTCGGGCGTTTTGTCGAAAGCCTGGACGGCCGGTACATCACGGCCATGGACAGCGGTACATCGAGGGAGGATATGGATTGCATTGCGCAATGCACTCGACACGTCACCAGCACCACCGCGGTGGGCGACCCCTCGGCACATACCGCGCTGGGGTTATATACGGGGATTCGCACCACTGCGATGGCCCGGCTGGGCAGCGATAACCTGGAAGGCTTGCGGGTAGCGATACAGGGCTTGGGGCATGTGGGATATGCGCTGGCTGAACAGCTGCATGCGGCGGGCGCCGAGCTCTTGGTTGCAGATCTGGACAGCGGCAAAGTCCAGCTCGCCATGGAGCAATTCGGTGCTAAACCGATTGCCAGTGAGGCGTTGCTCAGCACGCCCTGCGACATTCTCGCGCCCTGCGGGCTGGGCGGGGTCCTGAACAGTCACAGCGTTGCCAAGTTGCGTTGCGCTGCTGTCGCGGGTGGCGCGAATAACCAGCTCAGCTGTGCCGCCATTGCCGATCAGTTGGAAGCGCGCGGCATTCTGTACGCCCCGGACTATGTCATCAACTCCGGAGGCCTCATCTATGTGGCGCTTCAGCACCAGGGGGCAACTGACGGAACGATCACTGCACATCTCTCTCAGATCGGCACACGGCTGACTGAAGTATTTGCCCATGCCCAGGCTGAAAAGCGCTCCCCCGCGCGCGTCGCAGATGCGCTGGCAGAGCGGCTACTCGATCAGGAGTGA
- a CDS encoding YebG family protein, translating to MAVETLYRSTRDLETTFVDRKLADAHDQMLELAELLTDVLMKNVAGLTEKHAEDASIFMAKNRAVFAAAFKNNALALNELTPTEQEAE from the coding sequence ATGGCTGTTGAAACCCTTTACCGCAGTACGCGTGATTTGGAGACTACGTTCGTGGACCGCAAACTCGCCGATGCCCATGATCAGATGCTGGAACTGGCAGAACTGCTTACCGACGTGTTGATGAAGAATGTTGCCGGTCTTACCGAAAAACACGCCGAAGATGCCAGTATCTTCATGGCCAAAAACCGCGCGGTTTTCGCTGCGGCTTTCAAGAACAACGCCTTGGCCCTCAATGAGCTGACACCCACGGAGCAAGAGGCAGAGTAA
- a CDS encoding phosphate-starvation-inducible protein PsiE, which translates to MGSVKWADRMRAKLHGGANSLGNLAVEAFHYLALFGIGAVTAYAAIKAFIGMLGQEYIAVDDILLLFIYLELGAMVGIYFKTNHMPLRFLLYIGVTALIRLLISDVSHHKAPDMGIIYVCGGVLLLAFSILVVRYSSSRYPSVQEKVE; encoded by the coding sequence ATGGGCAGCGTGAAGTGGGCAGACCGGATGCGGGCTAAGCTCCATGGCGGCGCCAACAGCCTGGGTAACCTTGCGGTTGAGGCGTTTCATTATCTGGCTCTGTTCGGCATCGGCGCGGTCACTGCGTATGCAGCGATAAAGGCATTTATCGGCATGCTTGGGCAGGAGTACATCGCCGTGGATGACATCCTGCTGTTGTTCATCTACCTGGAATTGGGTGCGATGGTCGGCATCTATTTCAAAACCAACCACATGCCCCTGCGGTTCCTTCTCTACATTGGGGTCACAGCGCTTATCCGTTTGCTGATCAGCGACGTCTCGCATCACAAGGCGCCGGACATGGGCATCATTTACGTGTGTGGCGGGGTGCTGTTGCTGGCGTTTTCAATCCTGGTGGTGAGGTACTCGTCGTCGAGGTATCCCTCGGTTCAGGAGAAAGTGGAGTAG
- a CDS encoding MFS transporter translates to MSSEPPASSSESSAKSALRLPGFFAFLTARLAAVFAMQIQAVVVAWQVYDMTRSPISLAYVGLAQFIPMLLLLMPAGDLIDRYDRKLILTISWSVQAVCSLMLMLFSVTHHQDTRLIYATLALFGCARAFTGPALQSLLPQVVPREKLASAIATNSMIMRIATIAGPLVGGGLYAAGGGGLTYSVCMASFIAGVLLLIRVPVLYAGKKQILESTAWKRFTAGIAFIRSRPIILGTISLDLFAVLLGGVVALLPIYAHEVLHLGPQGLGALRSAMSLGEVATGLYLSFRPFDRHVGLVMFIAVAVFGVANLVFALSTLFWLSLLALMIAGAADMVSVYIRSTLVQFSTPDDMRGRVNAVNMLFIGSSNELGEFRAGSSAALWGAVPAAIIGGLCTLGVVGAWMVGFKALRQVNHFADASPAETTEKQTARV, encoded by the coding sequence TTGAGTTCCGAACCGCCCGCTTCATCTTCCGAATCGTCTGCCAAAAGCGCCCTGCGTCTGCCCGGCTTTTTCGCTTTTCTGACCGCGCGTCTCGCGGCTGTATTTGCCATGCAGATTCAAGCGGTAGTCGTCGCCTGGCAGGTCTACGACATGACCCGCAGCCCGATCTCGCTCGCCTACGTGGGCCTGGCGCAGTTCATTCCGATGCTGCTGCTGTTGATGCCCGCTGGCGACCTTATTGACCGTTATGATCGCAAGCTGATCCTGACCATAAGTTGGTCGGTTCAGGCGGTGTGCAGCCTGATGCTGATGCTGTTTTCGGTCACGCACCATCAGGACACTCGACTGATTTACGCCACTTTGGCGCTGTTCGGCTGCGCACGAGCCTTCACAGGTCCCGCATTGCAGAGCCTGCTGCCACAGGTGGTGCCCCGTGAAAAACTCGCCTCGGCGATCGCCACCAATAGCATGATCATGCGCATCGCTACCATCGCCGGGCCTCTGGTCGGCGGCGGTTTGTATGCTGCCGGTGGCGGCGGGCTCACCTACTCGGTGTGCATGGCCAGCTTTATCGCCGGCGTGTTGTTGCTCATCCGTGTACCGGTGCTTTATGCCGGCAAGAAGCAGATCCTGGAATCAACAGCCTGGAAGCGGTTCACCGCAGGCATCGCCTTTATTCGCTCGCGGCCGATCATCCTCGGGACCATTTCGCTTGACCTGTTCGCCGTGCTGCTCGGCGGCGTGGTAGCGCTATTGCCCATCTACGCTCATGAAGTGTTGCACCTCGGTCCGCAGGGGCTGGGTGCGCTGCGCAGTGCCATGAGCCTCGGCGAGGTCGCCACCGGTCTGTACCTGAGTTTTCGACCTTTTGACCGGCATGTCGGCCTGGTCATGTTCATTGCCGTTGCGGTCTTTGGAGTGGCCAATCTGGTGTTCGCGCTGTCGACGCTGTTCTGGCTGTCGCTGCTGGCCCTGATGATCGCCGGTGCGGCGGACATGGTCAGCGTCTATATCCGCTCCACGCTGGTGCAGTTTTCGACGCCGGACGACATGCGCGGACGGGTGAATGCGGTGAATATGCTGTTCATCGGCTCGTCCAACGAACTGGGCGAGTTCCGCGCCGGCAGCAGTGCCGCGCTCTGGGGCGCCGTTCCTGCGGCGATCATCGGCGGGCTATGTACCTTGGGGGTTGTCGGTGCCTGGATGGTCGGTTTCAAAGCGTTGCGTCAGGTCAACCACTTCGCCGACGCCTCGCCGGCCGAAACTACCGAGAAGCAGACTGCTCGGGTTTGA
- a CDS encoding cupin domain-containing protein, with protein sequence MKHLKKMTSASLALLVIATAAIAANNAPDSVVSLRVAQLKWQEVPGTQGAVGYANTEGDILSKGKGFYSAFVTFKAGTDNGLHLHSQALPTVVMAGTFYAVIDGKRTEYPAGSFYNLPARQVHESGCAAGEDCLLFQYQDNNFDLVPVKG encoded by the coding sequence ATGAAACATCTGAAGAAAATGACCAGCGCAAGTCTCGCCTTGTTGGTGATCGCTACAGCGGCTATTGCCGCAAATAATGCGCCCGACTCGGTGGTCTCACTACGCGTCGCTCAGTTGAAGTGGCAAGAGGTTCCAGGAACTCAAGGCGCCGTGGGTTATGCCAATACCGAAGGCGACATTCTGAGCAAAGGCAAAGGCTTCTACTCCGCCTTCGTGACCTTCAAGGCCGGTACCGACAATGGTCTGCACCTCCACAGCCAGGCACTCCCCACCGTTGTGATGGCCGGTACTTTCTATGCGGTCATCGACGGCAAGCGCACCGAGTACCCGGCTGGCTCTTTTTATAATCTGCCTGCCAGGCAAGTCCATGAAAGCGGCTGCGCAGCCGGCGAAGATTGTCTGTTGTTCCAGTACCAGGACAACAATTTCGATCTGGTTCCAGTGAAAGGTTAA
- a CDS encoding LysR family transcriptional regulator → MDTLSAMQAFRRVVDSGGFSAAAQLTGQSHTVLSRQVKNLERQFGTQLLHRTTRRLQLTEAGGLFYRHCAHILEQMDSMALQLSEHHEQPSGTLRLNVGTAFGELELGRWLAGFVELYPHLNIELTCTDQLVDLLAEGVDLCLRVTDYLPDSSLVARRLSLSEVILVAAPAYLKRQVSALTTETLSQHPLLVYSRLTQPNLLQLTGPDAQQLEINMPARLSANSPMALRAAAIAGVGIASFDRFIVHDALADGRLTHVLPQWTLRSRSLYALYPQSRYVAPKVRVFLDYAQQYYAVPRWVS, encoded by the coding sequence CAGCGCGATGCAAGCGTTCCGCCGGGTGGTGGACAGCGGTGGGTTCAGTGCGGCGGCCCAGCTCACCGGGCAGTCGCACACGGTATTGTCTCGGCAGGTCAAAAACCTCGAACGCCAGTTTGGCACTCAGCTGCTGCACCGAACCACCCGCCGCCTGCAACTGACTGAGGCGGGCGGGCTCTTCTATCGCCATTGCGCGCACATTCTCGAACAGATGGACAGCATGGCGTTGCAGCTGTCCGAGCATCACGAGCAGCCCAGTGGCACTTTGCGCTTGAATGTGGGTACGGCGTTCGGAGAACTTGAATTGGGGCGCTGGCTGGCAGGATTTGTCGAACTCTACCCACATCTGAATATTGAACTGACCTGCACGGATCAACTTGTGGATTTGCTCGCTGAAGGCGTCGATCTGTGCCTGCGCGTGACGGATTATCTGCCCGACTCCAGCCTGGTGGCTCGGCGACTCAGTTTGAGTGAAGTCATTCTGGTGGCAGCACCCGCCTATCTAAAGCGTCAGGTGTCGGCGCTGACGACTGAAACGCTGAGCCAGCATCCGCTTCTGGTCTACAGCCGCCTGACCCAGCCAAATCTGCTGCAGTTGACAGGTCCGGATGCTCAGCAGCTTGAGATAAACATGCCTGCCCGGCTCAGCGCCAACTCGCCCATGGCGCTTCGAGCCGCCGCGATTGCGGGGGTGGGGATCGCCAGCTTCGACCGCTTCATTGTCCACGATGCTCTGGCGGACGGCCGCCTGACGCACGTGCTGCCGCAATGGACGCTACGTTCGCGCTCGTTGTACGCACTGTATCCGCAGAGTCGGTATGTGGCGCCCAAAGTGCGAGTCTTTCTGGATTACGCCCAGCAATATTACGCCGTGCCCCGGTGGGTAAGCTGA